One stretch of Halobacillus litoralis DNA includes these proteins:
- the rbsC gene encoding ABC transporter permease subunit produces MINAIKKTNHVGNLMQKLGPFVGLLVLMATVSIINPSFLEPLNLLNLLRQVAINALIAYGMTFVILTGGIDLSVGSILALSSALMAGMMVSGVDPILAILIGCLLGALMGAVNGLLITKGKMAPFIATLATMTMFRGLTLVYTDGNPITGLGDSYAFQLFGRGYFLGIPVPAITMLLAFAVLWVILHKTPFGRKTYAIGGNEKAALISGIKVSRIKVLVYSLAGLLSALAGAILTSRLNSAQPTAGTSYELDAIAAVVLGGTSLSGGRGLIIGTLIGALIIGTLNNGLNLLGVSSFFQMVVKGVVIIIAVLIDRKKAA; encoded by the coding sequence ATGATTAATGCAATCAAAAAAACGAATCATGTAGGAAACTTGATGCAAAAGTTAGGACCATTCGTTGGTTTACTTGTATTGATGGCGACAGTTTCCATTATTAACCCTAGTTTTCTTGAACCCTTGAACTTATTGAATCTATTAAGACAAGTCGCGATCAATGCTCTGATTGCTTATGGAATGACATTCGTCATCTTAACCGGGGGCATCGATTTATCCGTCGGATCGATTCTCGCCTTATCCAGTGCTTTGATGGCCGGAATGATGGTCTCAGGTGTGGATCCGATTTTAGCGATATTGATTGGATGTTTGCTTGGAGCACTCATGGGAGCGGTTAACGGTCTTCTTATTACTAAAGGGAAAATGGCTCCGTTCATCGCGACCCTTGCAACGATGACGATGTTCCGTGGACTGACGCTTGTTTATACGGATGGAAACCCGATTACAGGGCTTGGCGACAGCTATGCTTTCCAATTGTTCGGAAGAGGTTATTTCCTTGGGATTCCGGTCCCAGCAATCACGATGCTGCTTGCCTTTGCTGTCCTGTGGGTGATTTTGCATAAAACTCCATTCGGCCGTAAAACGTATGCGATCGGAGGCAACGAGAAGGCAGCACTCATCTCAGGTATCAAAGTTTCTCGGATCAAAGTGCTGGTCTATTCTCTTGCTGGTCTGCTTTCAGCGCTTGCCGGGGCTATCCTTACATCGCGTTTGAACTCGGCTCAGCCGACAGCGGGTACATCGTACGAACTTGATGCGATCGCTGCTGTTGTTCTTGGCGGGACAAGCCTTTCCGGGGGACGTGGTTTGATTATCGGCACATTGATTGGTGCTCTGATTATCGGGACGTTGAACAACGGTTTGAACCTTCTTGGCGTGTCGTCCTTTTTCCAAATGGTGGTCAAAGGTGTCGTCATCATCATCGCCGTACTCATCGATCGAAAGAAAGCAGCATAG
- a CDS encoding sugar ABC transporter ATP-binding protein — protein MEIRMNEIHKAFGKNKVLEGVDIHIKDGEVHALMGENGAGKSTLMNILTGLHKKDKGTIEIDGKEKTFANPKEAEEFGIAFIHQELNVWPDMTVLENLFINKEPVTHFGLIQTNKMKAIANEQFDKLSISIPLQKEAGQCSVGEQQMIEIAKALMTDAKVIIMDEPTAALTDREIEKLFEVIRSLKKSGVSIVYISHRMEEIFTICDTITVMRDGQTVDTTPIPETNFDDVVRKMVGRELTDRFPAREAKPGEAVLEVKNLTRKGLFENVSFRARSGEIVGVAGLMGAGRTEIMRTIFGLDGKYQGDIFINGEKVTVKSPSQAVKLGLGFITEDRKEEGLVLDFPIQDNIALPSLYSFTDKGLIGEKREREFVDMLIKRLTIKTESAKTEAKNLSGGNQQKVVIAKWIGIGPKVLILDEPTRGVDVGAKREIYQLMNELTDRGVAIIMVSSELPEVLGMSDRVLVVHEGTIAGELSKDEADQEKIMTLATGGKVND, from the coding sequence ATGGAAATCCGTATGAACGAGATTCATAAAGCTTTCGGAAAGAACAAAGTCCTTGAAGGCGTTGATATACACATTAAAGACGGAGAAGTTCATGCATTGATGGGCGAAAACGGCGCTGGTAAATCTACGCTCATGAATATCCTGACAGGTCTTCATAAGAAGGATAAAGGTACAATCGAAATTGATGGGAAGGAAAAAACATTTGCCAACCCAAAGGAAGCAGAAGAATTCGGAATTGCTTTCATCCATCAGGAGTTGAATGTATGGCCGGATATGACGGTGCTGGAGAATTTATTCATCAATAAGGAACCGGTTACACATTTTGGTCTCATTCAAACGAATAAAATGAAAGCGATTGCGAACGAACAGTTTGATAAGCTGTCTATTTCGATCCCACTCCAAAAAGAAGCGGGACAGTGTTCGGTCGGTGAACAGCAGATGATCGAGATCGCTAAAGCTCTCATGACAGATGCCAAAGTGATCATCATGGACGAGCCGACAGCCGCTTTGACAGACAGGGAAATAGAGAAACTTTTTGAAGTCATTCGCTCCTTGAAAAAATCCGGCGTATCCATCGTTTACATTTCTCACCGGATGGAGGAGATCTTCACGATCTGCGATACGATCACAGTCATGCGTGATGGGCAGACGGTGGATACCACACCGATCCCTGAAACGAATTTTGATGATGTCGTCCGGAAGATGGTTGGCCGTGAACTGACCGATCGTTTTCCTGCGAGAGAAGCGAAGCCTGGAGAAGCTGTGTTGGAAGTGAAAAATCTTACGAGGAAGGGCCTCTTCGAGAATGTAAGCTTTCGTGCCCGTTCAGGTGAAATCGTCGGTGTGGCGGGATTAATGGGTGCAGGGCGTACAGAAATCATGCGCACCATTTTCGGTTTGGATGGCAAGTATCAGGGCGACATTTTCATCAATGGAGAAAAAGTGACGGTGAAAAGCCCGAGTCAGGCGGTCAAGCTCGGCCTCGGTTTCATTACGGAAGACCGTAAAGAAGAGGGACTCGTTCTTGATTTCCCGATCCAGGACAACATCGCGCTTCCGAGTTTGTACAGTTTCACAGACAAAGGCCTCATCGGAGAAAAACGCGAACGCGAATTTGTCGATATGCTGATCAAAAGGCTGACGATCAAAACTGAATCTGCCAAAACAGAAGCAAAGAACTTGTCCGGGGGTAACCAGCAAAAGGTCGTCATTGCCAAATGGATCGGGATCGGTCCAAAAGTTCTCATCTTGGATGAGCCGACCCGGGGTGTCGATGTTGGTGCGAAACGGGAGATTTACCAATTGATGAATGAACTGACAGACAGAGGAGTAGCCATCATCATGGTTTCTTCTGAGCTGCCGGAAGTATTGGGAATGAGTGATCGTGTGCTCGTCGTCCATGAAGGAACGATTGCTGGAGAACTTTCCAAGGACGAAGCCGATCAGGAAAAAATTATGACACTGGCAACAGGAGGTAAAGTCAATGATTAA
- the rbsD gene encoding D-ribose pyranase: MKRHGILNSHLSKVFADLGHTDTIVVADAGLPVPDGVKKIDLSLKQGVPSFLEVVEVLKEEMVVERVTVAEEMEQNPSVHEGMKEWFDEMDSLTHEALKDQLKHAKAVVRTGEITPYANCILHAGVTF, translated from the coding sequence ATGAAAAGACATGGCATTTTGAACAGTCATCTATCCAAAGTTTTTGCTGATCTCGGGCACACCGATACCATCGTTGTTGCTGATGCGGGGCTTCCCGTGCCGGACGGAGTGAAAAAGATCGACCTCTCTTTAAAGCAAGGGGTCCCTTCTTTCCTTGAAGTCGTGGAGGTATTGAAAGAAGAAATGGTTGTCGAACGTGTCACCGTTGCCGAGGAAATGGAGCAGAACCCCTCTGTTCATGAAGGGATGAAAGAATGGTTTGACGAAATGGATTCTCTCACTCATGAAGCACTTAAAGATCAGTTGAAACATGCCAAAGCAGTGGTGCGGACAGGGGAGATCACTCCATATGCAAACTGTATCCTTCACGCTGGAGTAACTTTTTAA
- the rbsK gene encoding ribokinase has protein sequence MRKPKIAVIGSSSMDLVVTSQRRPGAGETVLGESFETVPGGKGANQAVAAARLGADVYMIGRVGEDAYGEAILNNFKSNGVQTDYVEPVTHERSGTAHIILAEGDNSIVVVKGANDHVTPAYVKDKRDFIETCDLVMIQQEVPEETVIETAELCQELGVPLLLNPAPAREIPDTVVEQVSYLTPNEHEAALLFHGEEPVKALKKHPNKLFITEGAAGVRYFDGKEEVLVPSFLVKPIDTTGAGDTFNAAFGTAIAEGMDLKESLRFANRAASLSVTGFGAQGGMPGREEVERGLME, from the coding sequence ATGAGAAAACCTAAAATAGCTGTGATCGGCAGCTCTTCCATGGATTTAGTTGTGACATCCCAACGGCGGCCGGGCGCGGGCGAAACGGTTCTTGGTGAATCTTTTGAAACCGTACCTGGAGGCAAAGGAGCGAACCAGGCTGTTGCCGCCGCCCGTCTCGGAGCAGATGTGTATATGATCGGACGAGTGGGGGAGGACGCCTACGGGGAGGCGATCTTAAATAATTTTAAATCGAATGGCGTTCAGACGGATTATGTGGAACCGGTTACACATGAAAGAAGTGGAACAGCTCACATTATTTTAGCGGAAGGAGACAACAGCATCGTTGTCGTCAAAGGAGCCAACGATCACGTCACTCCTGCGTATGTGAAGGACAAGAGGGACTTCATTGAAACGTGTGACCTTGTGATGATTCAGCAGGAAGTCCCTGAAGAAACCGTGATTGAAACAGCCGAACTGTGCCAAGAGCTGGGCGTGCCCTTGCTATTGAACCCGGCACCAGCGAGGGAAATCCCTGATACGGTGGTGGAACAAGTGAGTTACCTTACGCCGAATGAACATGAAGCTGCCCTCCTTTTTCATGGAGAAGAACCAGTCAAAGCATTAAAGAAACATCCAAATAAACTGTTCATTACAGAAGGAGCAGCAGGCGTCCGCTATTTTGATGGAAAAGAAGAGGTACTCGTTCCGTCTTTTCTTGTGAAACCAATAGACACCACAGGCGCGGGTGATACATTCAATGCGGCTTTCGGAACAGCCATAGCCGAAGGAATGGACTTGAAAGAAAGTCTGCGTTTCGCGAATCGAGCGGCTTCCCTGTCCGTTACAGGGTTCGGAGCCCAAGGCGGCATGCCTGGGCGGGAAGAAGTAGAAAGGGGACTCATGGAATGA
- a CDS encoding LacI family DNA-binding transcriptional regulator codes for MVTIKDVAREAGVSVATVSRVLNDNGYVGADTRKKVMEAIAELNYSPNEVARSLYKRESRLIGLLLPDITNPFFPQLARGVEDELSQAGYRLLLGNSDENIQKELEYIQTFVQNNVVGIITATNHVDYKIYEALDLPLVLLDRASENYPAVYADGREGGRLAAKTLIEKGAERITLVKGPANIKPAQDRFQGAIEELSQADVDFSVLSTTSYSFEEAQGWAEELFDKFTDTDGIIASNDIVGIAIVHEAMERGKRIPEDVQIIGYDDIPQSRLSYPTLSTIRQPAYEMGREAAKLLIRTIKKEPGVEQTIQMPVELVERKTTRKE; via the coding sequence ATGGTAACAATCAAAGATGTTGCACGTGAAGCAGGCGTTTCAGTGGCTACCGTTTCACGTGTGTTAAACGATAATGGTTATGTTGGAGCAGATACGAGAAAGAAAGTGATGGAAGCCATTGCTGAATTGAACTACAGTCCGAACGAAGTGGCACGTTCTCTTTACAAAAGGGAGTCCCGTCTGATCGGTCTGCTTTTACCTGATATTACAAACCCGTTCTTTCCACAGCTTGCGAGAGGTGTGGAAGATGAACTGAGCCAGGCAGGATATCGGCTTCTGCTTGGGAATAGTGATGAAAATATTCAAAAGGAATTGGAATATATACAAACGTTCGTCCAGAATAATGTGGTCGGAATCATTACGGCAACCAATCATGTCGATTATAAAATATATGAAGCTCTGGATCTGCCACTCGTACTCTTGGACCGGGCGTCAGAAAACTATCCAGCGGTTTACGCGGATGGAAGAGAGGGCGGGCGCCTGGCAGCGAAGACCCTTATTGAAAAAGGGGCAGAGAGAATTACGCTCGTGAAAGGACCGGCCAACATCAAGCCCGCCCAAGACCGCTTCCAAGGAGCGATCGAAGAGCTGAGTCAGGCGGATGTTGATTTTTCTGTACTGTCCACGACCTCCTATTCTTTTGAAGAGGCACAGGGTTGGGCAGAAGAACTGTTTGATAAGTTCACAGATACAGATGGAATCATTGCGAGTAACGACATTGTCGGGATTGCGATCGTTCATGAGGCTATGGAACGCGGAAAGCGTATTCCTGAGGATGTACAAATCATCGGCTATGACGATATTCCACAAAGCCGTTTGTCCTACCCGACGCTTTCCACGATCCGCCAGCCCGCCTATGAAATGGGAAGGGAAGCGGCAAAGCTATTGATACGGACGATAAAGAAAGAACCAGGCGTTGAACAAACCATTCAAATGCCTGTGGAATTAGTAGAACGAAAGACGACACGAAAGGAATGA
- a CDS encoding HAD hydrolase-like protein — MPHAIIFDMDGTLFQTEKILEVSLEETFVHLKDSGEWSGETPLQKYKKIMGVPLPTVWKTLLPHHSEEIRQQANVYFLEKLILNIQKGKGALYPQIEGTLEALHKEGYSLYIASNGLTDYLQAIVKYYRLDRWVTETFSIEQIDSLDKADLVAAIQKKYVFTEGVVVGDRLSDIQAAKKNGLTSVGCRFDFAQEDELAEADHVINDFSSLSEVIRTIEKIHA; from the coding sequence ATGCCACATGCGATCATTTTTGATATGGATGGAACCTTGTTCCAGACCGAAAAGATCCTTGAAGTTTCACTGGAAGAAACGTTTGTTCACTTGAAAGATTCTGGTGAATGGAGCGGAGAAACACCACTTCAGAAGTATAAAAAAATCATGGGTGTTCCTCTCCCTACTGTGTGGAAAACCCTGCTCCCCCATCACTCTGAGGAGATAAGGCAACAGGCAAACGTGTACTTTCTAGAAAAACTCATCCTCAACATTCAAAAAGGGAAAGGGGCGCTCTACCCACAGATCGAAGGAACCCTGGAAGCGTTGCATAAAGAAGGATACTCCCTTTACATAGCAAGTAATGGGCTGACTGATTATTTGCAGGCCATCGTCAAATACTATCGTCTGGATCGCTGGGTGACAGAAACGTTCAGTATCGAGCAGATCGACTCGTTGGACAAAGCAGATTTGGTGGCCGCCATCCAGAAAAAATACGTCTTCACAGAAGGAGTGGTTGTCGGAGACCGCCTCTCAGATATACAAGCCGCTAAGAAAAATGGGTTAACTTCCGTAGGATGTCGCTTTGATTTTGCTCAAGAAGATGAACTTGCCGAAGCCGATCATGTCATAAACGACTTTTCTTCACTAAGCGAAGTGATACGAACGATCGAGAAGATACACGCTTGA
- a CDS encoding LysR family transcriptional regulator, with protein sequence MLQKLNAFIEVAKQQSFTKAAEALYISQPALSKQMRKLEEELGFSLFNRASYGVELTEKGKGMVEELTPLFGRIHQTVKQYQSHEEKIRMGSTPMLTSYYLPQYYDKLVRGNLHVTVIKDDSEELLPLLEEGEIDAAIIQDTPTYKTLRSSFLFTDHFIAAIPISSPLSEKQAVTLEECLEETQIIPTKGPLAEKVQTIMREYEFTGEVIESQYHAMAGLVALGMGMAYLPEMMVQQVEYRGVVFLPIQDNPFKRDMYLYARTEENLDYLSGLFTDIQ encoded by the coding sequence ATGCTGCAGAAATTAAACGCCTTTATCGAAGTCGCCAAACAACAGAGTTTTACGAAAGCAGCAGAAGCTTTGTATATTTCTCAACCGGCATTAAGCAAACAGATGAGAAAATTGGAAGAAGAGCTAGGGTTTTCACTTTTCAACAGAGCTTCCTATGGTGTAGAGCTGACGGAGAAAGGAAAAGGAATGGTGGAAGAGCTGACGCCGTTATTCGGGCGCATCCATCAAACCGTGAAACAATACCAATCCCATGAAGAAAAAATCCGTATGGGCTCCACACCTATGCTTACTTCCTATTACCTGCCCCAATATTACGATAAGCTGGTAAGGGGGAACCTTCATGTGACAGTCATCAAAGATGATAGTGAAGAGCTTCTTCCATTACTTGAGGAAGGGGAGATCGATGCGGCTATTATCCAGGACACACCTACGTATAAGACGCTGCGGTCCTCCTTTTTGTTCACGGATCACTTTATAGCTGCCATCCCCATATCCTCTCCATTATCAGAAAAACAGGCAGTCACACTTGAGGAATGTTTAGAGGAAACTCAAATCATCCCGACAAAGGGCCCTTTAGCTGAAAAGGTGCAGACGATCATGCGTGAGTATGAATTCACAGGTGAAGTTATAGAATCCCAGTATCACGCCATGGCGGGGTTGGTGGCACTTGGAATGGGCATGGCTTACCTTCCGGAGATGATGGTTCAGCAAGTGGAATATCGGGGCGTCGTGTTTTTACCGATTCAAGATAATCCTTTTAAAAGAGACATGTATCTTTACGCACGAACAGAGGAGAATCTTGATTACTTGAGCGGTCTATTTACAGATATCCAATAA
- a CDS encoding DMT family transporter: protein MKTYLLLGISILFEVAGATAMKYSEGFTNVMASLVVIFCYTLAVSFYIFITKNNEIGMINALWSGGGTLLVTLLGVGLFGESVTMSKLLGLTLILVGMVGLTVPVKERSV from the coding sequence ATGAAAACCTATCTTTTATTAGGAATCTCCATTTTGTTCGAAGTTGCCGGGGCGACGGCGATGAAATATTCAGAAGGCTTTACGAATGTCATGGCCAGCCTGGTCGTCATTTTCTGCTATACTCTTGCCGTTTCCTTCTATATATTTATTACTAAAAATAACGAAATCGGGATGATCAACGCCTTATGGTCGGGCGGTGGAACGCTCCTTGTCACATTATTAGGTGTTGGTTTGTTTGGGGAATCGGTGACGATGTCCAAACTACTCGGACTGACGTTGATCCTTGTAGGCATGGTGGGCTTAACGGTGCCAGTAAAAGAAAGGAGTGTATAA
- a CDS encoding DMT family transporter → MGYLILSLVFATIGNISVKLSYGFQRVFPSITAFVFIGACLYFLTLSVQTIEVGIAYAIWSGVSIMATTIFGILLFNEKASRRKFLFISFIILGVMIIK, encoded by the coding sequence ATGGGTTATTTGATACTTTCTCTAGTTTTTGCGACAATCGGCAACATTTCCGTCAAATTATCATACGGTTTCCAGAGGGTCTTCCCCAGCATTACAGCATTCGTTTTCATCGGAGCATGCCTGTATTTTCTTACGCTGAGTGTCCAGACGATCGAAGTCGGCATCGCTTATGCCATTTGGAGTGGTGTCTCCATTATGGCCACCACGATATTTGGAATTCTACTTTTCAATGAAAAAGCAAGCCGAAGAAAGTTCCTCTTTATCAGTTTCATTATCCTTGGCGTGATGATTATTAAATAA
- a CDS encoding aminoglycoside 6-adenylyltransferase, with protein sequence MRSEKKMMDLILNVAERDERIRAVYMNGSRTNPTLVEDLFQDYDIVYVVTETTSFLEDEHWVDVFGDRLMMQEPDKNDQGAGGDIADFYGYLMLFTDGNRIDLHIETLPHMQEHYGEDKLTVPLLDKDDCLPEIPDATDEDYHVQKPTEQEYLARCNNFWWCQQNIAKSLWRDEVPYAQFMLECIIRRDLDQMVSWWIGTQNGFQVSTGKVGNYFKKLLSEEYWTMYEATYADEDAEHIWDALFAAGDLFRTLAHRVADEFSYTYRREEDENMTRYLKQVRRLPSSADRIF encoded by the coding sequence ATGAGATCAGAAAAGAAAATGATGGATTTGATTTTGAATGTCGCAGAGAGAGATGAACGAATTCGTGCGGTTTACATGAACGGTTCAAGAACAAATCCCACTCTAGTAGAAGATCTTTTTCAGGATTATGACATCGTCTACGTTGTGACGGAAACGACTTCTTTCTTGGAGGATGAGCATTGGGTGGATGTATTCGGTGATCGGCTGATGATGCAGGAACCGGATAAAAATGATCAGGGGGCAGGTGGGGACATTGCTGACTTTTATGGTTATTTGATGCTCTTTACGGATGGCAACCGGATCGATTTACATATCGAAACGCTTCCGCATATGCAGGAACACTACGGGGAGGACAAGCTTACGGTTCCTTTGTTGGATAAGGATGATTGTCTGCCTGAGATTCCTGATGCGACAGATGAAGATTATCATGTGCAGAAGCCGACGGAACAGGAGTATCTCGCGCGCTGCAATAATTTCTGGTGGTGTCAGCAGAACATAGCGAAAAGCTTGTGGCGAGATGAGGTTCCTTATGCGCAGTTCATGCTGGAGTGTATCATCCGCAGGGACTTGGATCAGATGGTTTCCTGGTGGATCGGTACTCAGAACGGTTTTCAAGTGTCGACAGGGAAGGTCGGGAATTATTTTAAGAAGCTCCTGTCTGAAGAATATTGGACGATGTATGAAGCGACTTATGCGGATGAAGACGCGGAACATATTTGGGATGCACTGTTTGCCGCCGGTGATTTATTCCGCACGCTGGCGCATCGTGTAGCGGACGAGTTCTCTTACACGTATCGACGAGAAGAAGACGAAAACATGACACGTTATTTAAAACAGGTGAGAAGATTACCTTCATCGGCTGATCGTATCTTCTAA
- a CDS encoding nucleotidyltransferase domain-containing protein has translation MDRERFLEKATMHMRENYKCHTVFLYGSYQTDDYTEESDVDLIGFSDELETQNKVETFSGKLLDVWVHKTEDMEEPANFLKVHRADVLVDDYERAKPWMSEIDSIFQRGPASLEPKEKQFLKDWLTKMKIRSRKGDLEGRYRFHWLVKESLEIYFEMIGRWYLGPKKSLNWLREHDEEGYRIYDKLLEGPGDRRRLDAWIDHLQKL, from the coding sequence ATGGATCGTGAACGGTTTTTAGAAAAAGCAACCATGCATATGAGAGAGAATTACAAGTGCCATACTGTATTTTTGTACGGTTCCTACCAGACGGATGATTACACGGAAGAAAGTGATGTCGATCTGATCGGTTTTTCCGATGAACTGGAAACACAGAACAAAGTGGAAACCTTCAGTGGGAAGCTCCTGGATGTATGGGTCCATAAGACCGAGGATATGGAAGAGCCAGCCAACTTTTTGAAAGTCCATCGTGCAGATGTGCTTGTTGATGATTACGAACGAGCGAAACCCTGGATGTCTGAAATTGATTCGATCTTCCAGAGGGGACCGGCATCTTTAGAGCCAAAGGAGAAGCAGTTTTTGAAAGATTGGCTGACCAAAATGAAGATACGCTCGAGAAAAGGTGATCTGGAAGGACGCTACCGATTCCACTGGCTCGTGAAGGAAAGTCTTGAAATTTATTTTGAGATGATCGGACGCTGGTACCTCGGTCCGAAAAAGTCATTGAACTGGTTAAGGGAACACGATGAGGAAGGCTACCGGATTTACGATAAGCTGCTGGAAGGTCCAGGAGATCGCAGGCGGTTGGATGCATGGATCGATCACTTACAGAAGCTGTGA
- the tyrS gene encoding tyrosine--tRNA ligase, giving the protein MNEQLNDLQREEFEKQWEVLSYGVSSIIPEEEFKGKIAKSIKNEQPLKVKLGLDPTAPDVHLGHTVVLNKLKQFQEFGHTIQLIIGDFTGKIGDPTGKATARTALTDEEVEHNAKTYFEQFGKVIDMEKVELHYNSKWLSTVGFSEVLKLASTVTVARMLERNDFHNRYKANKPIHLHEFFYPVMQGYDSYALESDIELGGTDQEFNVLFGRQVQEHFGKEKQVVLLMPLIEGLDGVEKMSKSKGNYIGVDERPQDIFGKTMSIPDALIMKYFELVSPLSIQEVEKVKRDLDEGTLHPRDAKMKLAASFVEMLHGKEAARLSREHFTNVFQKKAMPDVIPEVMWEKDEEVNVVDLVKELGLLPSKSEVRRMIKNGGVRINQEKVMDTSQMVQGQDGTVVQVGKRKFVRLRRSS; this is encoded by the coding sequence ATGAATGAACAATTGAATGATTTACAAAGAGAAGAATTTGAAAAGCAATGGGAGGTTCTATCTTATGGTGTATCCTCCATCATTCCAGAAGAAGAATTCAAAGGAAAGATCGCAAAGTCGATCAAAAATGAGCAGCCTCTGAAAGTGAAGCTTGGACTCGACCCGACGGCACCTGATGTCCACCTTGGTCATACCGTTGTGTTGAATAAGCTGAAACAGTTTCAGGAATTCGGGCATACGATCCAGCTGATCATCGGGGATTTCACAGGGAAAATCGGGGATCCGACGGGGAAGGCGACCGCTCGGACCGCTTTGACGGATGAGGAAGTGGAGCACAATGCCAAGACCTACTTCGAGCAATTCGGCAAAGTGATCGATATGGAAAAAGTAGAGCTCCATTACAATTCGAAGTGGCTGTCGACAGTAGGATTCTCAGAAGTCTTGAAATTGGCGAGCACGGTGACGGTTGCGAGAATGCTCGAGCGCAATGACTTTCATAACCGGTACAAAGCGAATAAACCGATCCATCTTCACGAGTTTTTCTACCCTGTCATGCAGGGGTACGATTCATATGCGTTGGAATCTGACATCGAACTAGGCGGAACGGATCAGGAATTCAATGTGTTGTTCGGCCGACAGGTGCAGGAGCACTTCGGGAAGGAAAAACAAGTCGTTCTGCTGATGCCGTTAATTGAGGGGCTTGATGGTGTAGAGAAAATGTCGAAGTCAAAAGGCAATTACATTGGAGTGGATGAACGGCCGCAGGATATTTTCGGAAAAACGATGTCGATTCCTGATGCGTTGATCATGAAATATTTTGAGCTCGTGTCTCCGTTATCCATTCAAGAAGTGGAGAAAGTGAAACGGGACCTTGATGAAGGGACGCTTCACCCGAGGGATGCCAAGATGAAGCTTGCCGCTTCATTTGTTGAAATGCTTCATGGTAAAGAAGCGGCCCGTCTAAGCCGTGAACACTTCACAAATGTTTTTCAAAAGAAAGCGATGCCTGACGTGATCCCTGAAGTGATGTGGGAAAAAGATGAGGAGGTAAACGTTGTCGACCTCGTCAAGGAGCTTGGACTTTTACCATCAAAGAGCGAAGTGCGAAGGATGATTAAGAATGGCGGCGTACGGATCAATCAGGAAAAAGTGATGGACACAAGCCAGATGGTTCAAGGACAGGATGGAACTGTCGTTCAAGTTGGAAAAAGAAAGTTCGTACGATTAAGAAGGTCTTCCTGA
- a CDS encoding FMN-dependent NADH-azoreductase, producing MAKVLYITAHPHDETASYSMRVGKAFIDTYKEMNAGDEIIHIDLYREDIPQIDADIFSGWGKLQSGDELSEEEKRKVERLGELSDQFISADKYVFVTPMWNFSFPPVMKAYIDSVAVAGKAFKYTEQGPIGLLTDKKAFHIQSCGGIYSEGPAAGMEMGNRYLNIVMQFFGVPSFDGLFVEGHAANPDQADEIREHAIARAKDAAKTF from the coding sequence ATGGCAAAGGTTTTATATATTACGGCCCATCCACATGATGAAACGGCCTCTTACAGCATGAGGGTAGGGAAGGCATTCATCGACACATACAAAGAAATGAATGCCGGGGATGAGATCATTCACATCGACTTGTACAGAGAAGACATCCCTCAAATTGATGCTGATATTTTCAGCGGGTGGGGGAAACTGCAGTCCGGCGATGAACTCTCTGAAGAAGAAAAAAGGAAAGTCGAGCGATTGGGAGAGCTGAGTGATCAATTTATCTCCGCAGACAAGTACGTCTTCGTCACCCCAATGTGGAACTTCTCTTTTCCTCCTGTGATGAAGGCTTATATCGACTCGGTAGCCGTAGCGGGCAAAGCATTTAAATATACAGAGCAAGGCCCGATCGGCTTGCTCACGGATAAAAAAGCCTTCCATATCCAGTCGTGCGGAGGAATTTATTCGGAAGGACCGGCAGCGGGTATGGAGATGGGGAATCGGTATTTGAATATCGTCATGCAGTTTTTCGGTGTCCCGTCCTTTGATGGACTTTTTGTCGAAGGGCATGCGGCGAATCCGGATCAGGCGGATGAGATTAGAGAACATGCGATAGCTAGAGCAAAAGACGCAGCCAAGACATTTTAA